The proteins below come from a single Campylobacter concisus genomic window:
- a CDS encoding M3 family oligoendopeptidase — MQIWDLKALFANEKECEQNALNLQKECEKFKDKYLEIYENLKTDEFLKAFSEYENLIAKISKVMTYAFLNFAKDTSKGAFYAKIDEIATKANENLIFFEIKFNEFSPKKQEEIIKSSKKYGYYLSNLAKAKPHQLSVAEERVLLRTASTRAEGFSRLFDESMSKMRFKFKGELLNEEEILAKLHESDQNVRKLAAKSLSNELSKHQHLLGYIYNMIKTDLKTSCELRNFKLPEEPRHLENQITKKSVDSLIAVTEKNFDLVAKFYERKREILGLKKLYDYDRYAPLSSEGEYKFDECKKIVLKAFGAFSPKFGEIAKSAFNDGWIDVYPAPNKRGGAFSHSGSSDTHPYVLLNHTNQRRDLFTLAHELGHAVHQKLSYNVNYLNSDTPLTTAETASVFCEMLVFDHVKDGLSKKEKISLLAGKIEDMFATLYRQINFTTFERAVHAHEGEISLDELNKIWLRENKKMFGKSVTLNDYYKIWWSYIPHFIHTPFYCYAYSYAQLLVLALFGLYKSGKCKNFVEIYTEFLSLGGSLSPRELVGKFGFNIDDKNFWQIGINEVKKLVDEFLEISKD, encoded by the coding sequence ATGCAAATTTGGGATCTAAAAGCACTTTTTGCAAACGAAAAAGAGTGCGAGCAAAACGCACTAAATTTACAAAAAGAGTGCGAGAAATTTAAAGATAAATACCTAGAAATTTATGAAAATTTAAAAACAGACGAGTTTTTAAAGGCATTTTCTGAATATGAAAATTTGATAGCTAAAATTTCAAAGGTAATGACTTACGCTTTTTTAAATTTTGCCAAAGATACAAGCAAGGGCGCATTTTACGCAAAGATCGATGAAATAGCGACAAAAGCAAATGAAAATTTGATATTTTTTGAAATCAAATTTAATGAGTTTAGCCCTAAAAAACAAGAAGAGATCATAAAAAGCTCTAAAAAATATGGCTACTATCTAAGCAACCTCGCCAAAGCAAAACCACACCAGCTAAGCGTTGCTGAAGAAAGAGTGCTGCTTCGCACGGCAAGCACTAGAGCTGAGGGCTTTTCAAGGCTTTTTGATGAGAGCATGAGCAAGATGAGGTTTAAATTTAAAGGCGAACTTTTAAACGAAGAGGAAATTTTAGCCAAGCTTCATGAGAGCGACCAAAACGTGCGAAAACTAGCCGCCAAAAGCCTTTCAAACGAGCTTAGCAAGCACCAGCACCTTCTTGGCTACATATATAATATGATAAAAACTGATCTAAAAACCAGCTGCGAGCTTAGAAATTTCAAGCTTCCTGAAGAGCCAAGACACCTTGAAAATCAAATCACTAAAAAAAGCGTTGATTCGCTAATTGCTGTAACTGAGAAAAATTTTGATTTAGTTGCTAAATTTTATGAGCGAAAAAGAGAAATTTTAGGCCTTAAAAAGCTTTATGACTACGATAGATACGCGCCTCTTAGCAGCGAGGGCGAGTATAAATTTGATGAGTGCAAAAAGATAGTTTTAAAGGCGTTTGGGGCGTTTTCACCTAAATTTGGCGAGATAGCAAAAAGTGCCTTTAATGACGGCTGGATCGATGTTTATCCAGCACCAAACAAGCGAGGTGGGGCGTTTTCTCACTCAGGATCAAGCGACACTCACCCTTATGTTTTGCTAAATCACACCAATCAACGAAGAGACCTTTTCACGCTTGCCCACGAGCTTGGCCATGCCGTGCATCAAAAGCTCTCATATAACGTAAACTACTTAAATTCAGACACACCACTAACCACGGCTGAGACGGCTTCGGTCTTTTGCGAGATGCTAGTTTTTGACCACGTCAAAGATGGCCTTAGCAAAAAAGAGAAAATTTCACTGCTTGCTGGCAAGATCGAGGATATGTTTGCCACGCTTTACCGTCAGATAAATTTCACCACATTTGAGCGAGCCGTGCACGCACATGAGGGCGAGATCAGCCTAGATGAGCTAAATAAAATTTGGCTAAGAGAAAACAAAAAGATGTTTGGCAAAAGCGTCACACTAAATGACTACTACAAAATTTGGTGGAGCTACATCCCACACTTCATCCACACGCCATTTTACTGCTACGCCTACTCTTACGCGCAGCTTCTTGTGCTTGCACTTTTTGGGCTTTATAAAAGCGGCAAATGCAAAAATTTCGTTGAAATTTACACCGAGTTTTTGAGCCTTGGTGGGAGCCTCAGCCCAAGGGAGCTTGTGGGTAAATTTGGCTTTAATATCGATGATAAAAATTTCTGGCAGATCGGCATAAACGAGGTCAAAAAGCTAGTAGATGAGTTTTTAGAAATTTCAAAGGATTAA